Proteins encoded together in one Terriglobia bacterium window:
- a CDS encoding patatin-like phospholipase family protein, producing the protein MSKESYPASIADRILFPQELSQFPKQLSELEIKAIVERRKQAGEDPAKERVGLALSGGGIRSATFSLGILQALSRNHLLRKVDYLSTVSGGGYIGSFLGMLFVRPWVNLKNPADEISELKDAYRSIEKGQPEAQSTVGRVENILAPNNLDSRPVDWLRNNGRYLSPNGSGDTLLATSVYVRNWIAVQIVLSVLFLTLFLLANGLRAIGSSLTLYSLPILKDIVPGMPTGFVWWSPYILLPLFTLVFLVVPFAWAYWLITGEKSDASSGLTRHPWITVFVFMIILGIVQLIHRSMGPTSPSFSVFLFVMMVCSALTLIVWIISWNFWSLREPEMSRASRALLLRNRLSSWLALWVWISVGLLIFAVVDSLGQTVYAYLRHMGLFRGLSSFKALAAAAGVTGFMAVAQRVAILLAGMAGKGRPKLRVQFFASLGAIALLMVVLTSLSVIAHGFSWGWQIPYGNAGHMIWDNYAPKDKVGLSSERHIVIQEAGSEETLAVNDDDMAEIVSSMNWKWLSMTLLVCIGLSYAFGQTFQFLNQSSHAAIYGARLTRAYPGASNPIRLSGKGRSVTEVIKGDEVKMKEYTPHLTGGPIHLINVTLNETVSGKSQIEQRDRKGLAMAVSPFGISVGVNHHALWDRPADAVLEGDRNKFHIFQSETPHGGIFCEPLSLGQWTGISGAAFSTGLGSRTSLGLSLLCGMANLRLGYWWGSGVDPNIRTGATRNLKISRSIGAVFTEAFPVQMYMLNEFTARFHGPARPHWYLTDGGHFENTACYELVRRRVPLIIVCDNGCDPDYDFSDVANLVRKARKDFNTEITFLTDMELKEVLADSVYPFIGSLENLRRGNWSEQDLPREGKKTTVTPEQGGFSAAHAAIAKVCYDGKKEAESILFLIKPTLTGDEPIDLIQYHEEHEDFPQESTMNQYFDEAQWESYRKLGEVIGTRLFGAPQGESERLKWSPFQMNIQPLLEKVNQLNSQS; encoded by the coding sequence ATGAGCAAAGAAAGTTATCCTGCCTCTATTGCAGATCGAATCCTTTTTCCACAGGAGTTGAGTCAATTTCCGAAACAACTCTCTGAGCTCGAGATCAAGGCGATCGTGGAGCGCCGGAAGCAGGCAGGCGAGGACCCTGCGAAGGAACGGGTCGGGCTTGCCCTGTCAGGCGGGGGGATTCGCAGTGCGACATTCTCATTGGGCATCCTCCAGGCCCTCTCCAGGAATCATCTTCTTCGAAAGGTCGATTATCTTTCCACGGTTTCCGGCGGAGGCTACATCGGATCTTTTCTCGGGATGCTCTTCGTGCGCCCCTGGGTCAACCTGAAGAACCCCGCGGACGAAATCAGTGAACTGAAAGACGCCTACCGGTCGATCGAGAAGGGTCAGCCCGAAGCACAAAGCACGGTGGGACGAGTCGAAAATATCCTCGCTCCGAACAACCTGGATTCGAGACCCGTGGACTGGCTTCGCAACAATGGCCGCTACCTCTCGCCTAACGGCTCGGGCGATACGCTCCTTGCAACCAGCGTCTATGTTCGGAACTGGATTGCGGTTCAGATCGTTCTCTCGGTCCTTTTCCTGACCCTCTTTCTCCTGGCCAACGGCCTCCGGGCGATCGGGTCATCTTTGACCCTTTACTCACTCCCCATCCTCAAGGACATTGTCCCCGGGATGCCCACGGGGTTCGTGTGGTGGAGCCCTTATATTCTTCTTCCGCTGTTCACACTGGTCTTCCTGGTGGTTCCTTTCGCGTGGGCATACTGGTTGATCACCGGCGAGAAATCCGATGCATCCTCAGGGTTGACTCGGCACCCGTGGATCACGGTGTTCGTCTTCATGATCATCCTGGGGATCGTGCAGTTGATTCATCGATCCATGGGACCCACCTCTCCCAGTTTTTCGGTCTTCCTGTTTGTCATGATGGTTTGTTCTGCACTCACCTTGATCGTGTGGATCATCAGCTGGAACTTCTGGAGTTTGCGCGAGCCTGAGATGAGTCGCGCTTCGCGAGCCCTGCTGCTTCGGAATCGGCTCTCCTCCTGGCTGGCCCTGTGGGTCTGGATCTCGGTGGGGCTTCTGATCTTTGCCGTTGTGGACTCTCTGGGGCAGACGGTTTACGCTTACTTGAGGCACATGGGCTTGTTCCGGGGCCTTTCCTCTTTCAAGGCCCTGGCCGCAGCCGCCGGCGTCACCGGGTTCATGGCCGTTGCTCAGAGGGTTGCCATCCTGCTGGCCGGAATGGCGGGCAAGGGCCGGCCGAAGCTCCGCGTCCAGTTCTTCGCATCGCTTGGAGCGATCGCCCTCCTGATGGTGGTTCTCACTTCCCTCTCGGTCATCGCCCATGGGTTTTCCTGGGGATGGCAAATCCCTTACGGCAACGCCGGACATATGATCTGGGACAACTATGCGCCAAAGGACAAGGTGGGACTCAGCTCTGAGAGGCACATCGTGATTCAGGAGGCCGGATCCGAGGAGACTCTGGCGGTCAATGATGATGACATGGCCGAGATCGTGTCTTCCATGAATTGGAAGTGGCTTTCGATGACACTACTCGTATGCATCGGGCTTTCTTACGCCTTTGGCCAGACCTTCCAGTTTCTCAACCAATCCTCCCATGCGGCGATTTACGGGGCGCGCCTCACCAGGGCCTACCCAGGCGCTTCGAATCCGATCCGTTTGAGCGGGAAAGGGCGCAGTGTGACCGAGGTGATCAAGGGCGATGAAGTCAAGATGAAGGAATATACTCCGCATCTGACGGGCGGCCCGATTCATTTAATCAATGTCACTTTGAATGAGACGGTCTCCGGGAAGTCGCAGATCGAACAGCGCGACCGGAAGGGGCTGGCCATGGCGGTCAGTCCCTTTGGGATCAGTGTGGGGGTGAATCATCACGCCCTCTGGGACCGACCCGCCGACGCCGTTCTCGAAGGAGACAGAAACAAGTTTCACATCTTCCAATCGGAAACACCTCATGGGGGAATTTTTTGCGAGCCCCTGAGCCTGGGACAGTGGACGGGGATTTCAGGGGCCGCATTTTCCACCGGGCTCGGGTCGCGAACCAGCCTGGGACTGAGTCTGCTCTGTGGTATGGCCAACCTGCGACTGGGCTATTGGTGGGGCAGCGGCGTGGATCCGAATATTCGAACCGGTGCGACAAGAAATCTCAAGATCTCCAGGAGCATAGGTGCGGTCTTCACGGAGGCATTCCCGGTTCAGATGTACATGCTGAATGAGTTCACCGCGCGCTTTCACGGCCCCGCTCGGCCACACTGGTATCTTACAGACGGCGGGCATTTCGAAAACACAGCCTGCTACGAACTTGTCCGCCGTCGTGTTCCTCTGATCATCGTATGTGACAACGGTTGTGACCCGGATTACGATTTCTCGGACGTCGCCAACCTGGTTCGAAAGGCCCGCAAAGATTTCAACACTGAAATCACCTTTCTGACGGACATGGAGTTGAAGGAGGTCCTGGCGGACTCTGTCTATCCCTTCATCGGATCCCTCGAGAATCTTCGCCGCGGAAATTGGAGTGAACAGGATTTACCCCGGGAGGGGAAGAAGACGACGGTCACCCCCGAACAGGGGGGATTCTCTGCGGCCCATGCGGCCATCGCCAAGGTCTGTTACGATGGCAAGAAGGAGGCCGAATCGATCCTCTTTTTGATTAAGCCCACGCTCACCGGAGATGAGCCTATCGATTTGATCCAGTATCATGAGGAGCATGAGGATTTTCCCCAGGAATCGACCATGAATCAATACTTCGACGAGGCCCAGTGGGAGAGTTACCGGAAGCTGGGGGAAGTGATTGGGACCCGGTTGTTCGGAGCCCCTCAAGGAGAATCCGAGCGGCTGAAATGGAGCCCTTTTCAGATGAATATCCAGCCCCTTCTCGAAAAGGTGAATCAATTGAATTCTCAATCTTGA